The following are encoded together in the Streptomyces sp. NBC_00358 genome:
- a CDS encoding PP2C family protein-serine/threonine phosphatase: protein MVLGPDLVLADINEAACRVTGRTRQDLLGRYLFDAFPENPADPDADGVRNLHASLHRVLRSKEPDTVAPMKYDIPVAGRPGVFQERWWSAINTPVLGPEGQVEWILHRGEDVTSFIRSHPRLRESGTLSDVEAMEVELYARARELKRLNEELRQAHARERQVALTLQEAMLHSPHLARHRETAVRYLPAAGSLNVCGDWYDVVDLPEDRFAVAVGDVVGHGLEAAAVMGMLRSALSAVVRAVEWPAEALDVLGLYARDVEGALSTTVVQAVVDTCARRIVYSSAGHPPAILVHPDGTFDLLDQATDPPLGARPEPVPHPQAALPYTRGDTFVLYTDGLIERPGEDIDDSLRRLTDALGRHARREPERLADALLANLGVSSSTRDDVALIVIRL from the coding sequence ATGGTGCTGGGCCCGGATCTGGTGCTCGCCGACATCAATGAGGCGGCCTGCCGGGTGACCGGGCGCACCCGGCAGGATCTGCTCGGGAGGTATCTCTTCGATGCCTTTCCAGAGAATCCGGCGGACCCGGATGCCGACGGGGTGCGGAATCTGCACGCCTCCCTGCACCGGGTTCTGCGCTCGAAGGAGCCGGACACGGTGGCGCCGATGAAGTACGACATTCCCGTGGCCGGCCGGCCGGGTGTGTTCCAGGAGCGGTGGTGGTCCGCGATCAACACTCCGGTGCTCGGACCGGAGGGGCAGGTGGAGTGGATCCTGCACCGGGGGGAGGACGTGACCTCGTTCATCCGCTCCCACCCTCGCCTGCGAGAAAGCGGCACGCTCAGCGACGTGGAGGCGATGGAGGTCGAACTGTACGCGCGGGCCCGTGAGCTCAAGCGGCTGAACGAGGAACTGCGCCAAGCCCACGCCCGGGAACGCCAGGTCGCCCTCACCTTGCAGGAGGCCATGCTCCACTCGCCTCATCTGGCCCGGCACCGGGAGACCGCGGTGCGCTACTTGCCCGCCGCCGGGTCACTGAACGTGTGCGGCGACTGGTATGACGTGGTCGACCTGCCCGAGGACAGATTCGCCGTCGCGGTCGGCGACGTCGTCGGCCACGGACTTGAGGCCGCCGCCGTCATGGGCATGCTCCGCAGCGCGTTGTCCGCCGTCGTCCGGGCCGTGGAGTGGCCCGCGGAGGCCCTGGATGTTCTGGGCCTGTACGCACGCGACGTGGAGGGCGCGCTGTCCACCACCGTCGTCCAAGCCGTCGTCGACACCTGTGCTCGCCGCATCGTGTACAGCAGCGCCGGCCACCCGCCCGCCATCCTGGTCCACCCCGACGGCACCTTCGACCTTCTCGACCAGGCCACCGACCCACCGCTGGGAGCCCGCCCCGAACCCGTCCCCCACCCCCAGGCCGCCCTGCCCTACACCCGCGGTGACACCTTCGTGCTCTACACCGACGGCCTCATCGAACGCCCCGGCGAGGACATCGACGACAGCCTGCGACGCCTCACCGACGCGCTCGGCCGCCATGCCCGCCGCGAACCCGAACGCCTCGCCGACGCCCTGCTCGCGAACCTCGGCGTCAGCAGCAGTACCCGCGACGACGTCGCCCTGATCGTCATCCGCCTGTGA
- a CDS encoding DUF427 domain-containing protein encodes MTESIDRTIESVWDYPRPPAVLRDDRLVRVECGGHVIAETRRALRVLETSHPPTFYVPPEDVRSDLLFPNNGHSWCEWKGTARYWDLIIGHEVRGRAAWSYSNPEPAYTALRDCFAFYVGRVGRCLVGGEEARAQDGDFYGGWITSDVQGPFKGALKTRGW; translated from the coding sequence ATGACCGAATCCATCGATCGCACCATCGAGTCCGTATGGGACTATCCACGGCCCCCCGCTGTACTCCGGGACGACCGCCTCGTCCGGGTCGAATGCGGTGGCCATGTGATCGCCGAGACTCGACGGGCGTTGCGGGTACTGGAGACCAGCCATCCCCCGACGTTCTACGTCCCCCCGGAAGATGTCAGGTCCGATCTGCTGTTCCCGAACAACGGCCACTCCTGGTGTGAATGGAAGGGCACCGCCCGCTACTGGGACCTGATCATCGGCCACGAAGTGCGCGGTCGTGCCGCCTGGAGCTATTCCAACCCCGAACCCGCCTACACGGCCCTCAGGGACTGTTTCGCCTTCTATGTCGGCCGCGTCGGCCGCTGTCTCGTCGGCGGCGAAGAGGCGCGGGCTCAGGACGGAGACTTCTATGGCGGCTGGATCACCTCGGACGTGCAGGGCCCCTTCAAGGGCGCGCTCAAAACACGTGGGTGGTAG